Proteins encoded in a region of the Gallalistipes aquisgranensis genome:
- a CDS encoding GH3 auxin-responsive promoter family protein has protein sequence MSFTTHIVNLFFRHRRSEIDFFREHPVQVQELQLKYLLGQGARTVFGKACGMDGIHTVEQFQNRVEVSDYEHFSRFINRTRLGEQGVIWPTPIRWFAKSSGTTDYKSKYIPVSEQGLRDAHLQGPRDVIALFSSLYPDSRVFGGKTLTLGGSHRIEREGETAQTGDLSAILIENTPRWADWRRVPSARTALIPDFEEKVRRICEETAGENISSFAGVPSWNLVMMNKILEYTGKTNLLEVWPNLELFIHGGMNFKPYREQYRRLIPSPRMKYMETYNASEGFFAIGDDPSRDDMLLMLDYRIFYEFLPLASLDDPSKAVPLAGVRPGVNYAMIISTSNGLWRYQIGDTVEFTSTSPYRIRITGRTKHYINVFGEEIVVDNAESAIRAACDATGAEIAEFTVAPIFMEGRSKGSHEWVVEFRRRPDDPAEFARRLDEALQRVNSDYEAKRFKDTTLMPLTLTEVGPGTFLRWMQGRGKMGGQNKVPRLFNERTFVEQLKEADTGRK, from the coding sequence ATGTCCTTCACGACCCATATCGTCAACCTGTTTTTCCGCCACCGCCGGAGCGAAATCGACTTTTTCCGCGAACACCCGGTCCAGGTGCAGGAACTCCAGCTGAAATACCTGCTCGGACAGGGTGCCCGGACGGTCTTCGGAAAAGCCTGCGGCATGGACGGCATCCACACGGTTGAGCAGTTCCAGAACCGGGTGGAGGTATCCGACTACGAGCATTTCAGCCGGTTCATCAACCGCACCCGGCTGGGCGAGCAGGGCGTGATCTGGCCTACACCGATCCGCTGGTTCGCCAAATCGTCCGGCACGACCGACTACAAGAGCAAATACATTCCCGTGAGCGAGCAGGGGTTGCGGGACGCACACCTGCAAGGGCCGCGCGACGTCATCGCCCTGTTCTCGTCGCTCTATCCCGACAGCCGGGTCTTCGGCGGCAAGACGCTCACACTGGGCGGCAGCCACCGCATCGAACGCGAAGGGGAAACGGCCCAAACGGGTGACCTGTCGGCCATCCTGATCGAAAACACGCCCCGTTGGGCCGATTGGCGGCGGGTCCCCTCGGCACGGACCGCCCTGATCCCCGATTTCGAGGAGAAGGTACGCAGGATATGCGAAGAGACTGCAGGAGAGAATATCTCGTCGTTCGCCGGCGTCCCTTCCTGGAACCTGGTGATGATGAACAAAATCCTGGAATACACGGGCAAGACGAACCTGCTGGAAGTGTGGCCGAACCTGGAACTGTTCATCCACGGGGGCATGAACTTCAAGCCTTACCGCGAACAGTACCGACGGTTGATTCCCTCGCCCCGCATGAAATACATGGAGACCTACAACGCCTCCGAAGGATTTTTCGCCATCGGGGACGATCCCTCGCGGGATGACATGCTGCTGATGCTGGATTACCGTATTTTCTATGAATTCCTGCCCCTCGCCTCGCTGGACGATCCGTCGAAAGCCGTTCCGCTGGCCGGGGTAAGACCCGGGGTCAACTACGCCATGATCATCTCCACGAGCAACGGACTGTGGCGCTATCAGATCGGAGACACGGTGGAATTCACTTCCACGTCGCCCTACCGTATCCGTATCACGGGCCGCACGAAGCACTACATCAACGTATTCGGCGAGGAGATCGTCGTAGACAATGCCGAGAGCGCCATACGGGCGGCCTGCGATGCCACAGGAGCCGAAATCGCCGAATTCACGGTGGCCCCGATCTTCATGGAGGGCCGCAGCAAGGGATCGCACGAATGGGTGGTGGAGTTCCGCCGCCGGCCGGACGACCCGGCGGAGTTTGCCCGCAGGCTGGACGAGGCCCTTCAGCGGGTCAACTCCGACTACGAGGCCAAGCGGTTCAAGGACACGACCCTGATGCCGCTCACGCTGACAGAAGTGGGTCCCGGCACATTCCTGCGCTGGATGCAGGGCCGGGGCAAGATGGGGGGCCAGAACAAAGTGCCCCGCCTGTTCAACGAACGCACGTTCGTGGAGCAACTGAAAGAGGCCGACACCGGCCGGAAATAG
- a CDS encoding DUF2264 domain-containing protein — protein sequence MKKPTRLLACFILLSTTIYAQALSPQQKKLSKTIDRTLKFSAQQALKMYEAVKDKENAFPTSSKNGKLVTSGSRGWTSGFFPGELWYLYEYTNNSTIRHAAETMTARLAREQFNTNSHDVGFIMNCSFGNGYRLTGREEYRTALINASRSLSTRFNPITGCTRSWNRDRWQFPVIIDNMMNLELLTVGSSLSGDNTCYHMAKSHADKTMTNHYRPDGSSFHIVSYDTLSGNVEKRETYQGISDESAWSRGQAWGLYGFTMMYRQTGKKEYLDHAIKIGRFIMNHPNLPKDKVPYWDFNAPAGPKTLRDASAAAVMASAYVELCTYAEGKLSEQFRTIGEQIIASLASPAYLAKAGEQSDFLIKHCTGFFAKKNELDAPLSYADYYFVEAMIRYKKLLAGEPVVEILTAFSENPDRAVWLSALDRIARPLLVNMSRGTLKINMPVESMAADMTKRKEVTHLEALGRLITGISPWLELGPDNTPEGRLRARYIDLAVRAIAQGVDPSSPDYLNFNNGRQPLVDAAFLVHGLLRAKTQLWDRLDETTRQRLIAELKSSRIIKPSETNWLFFSAMVETGLKEFAGEWEYSRVKYAFDRFKTWYQGDGWYGDGPEMHLDYYNSFVIHPMMFEILSYLKKNGLDGADFYETEAQRYTRYAEQQERMISPEGTYPVIGRSLAYRFGAFHALSDVAYRHMFPKKLNPAQVRCGLTEVIRRQINAPGTFNDFGWLRVGLVGYQPHIGEGYISTGSLYLCAAGLVALGLPETDPFWSAPYAHWTAKKTWLGIDLETDHALKQKK from the coding sequence ATGAAAAAACCAACACGTCTGCTGGCCTGTTTCATATTATTATCGACCACGATTTATGCGCAGGCACTCTCTCCGCAACAAAAAAAGCTAAGCAAGACCATTGACCGCACACTGAAATTTTCAGCCCAACAGGCATTGAAAATGTATGAGGCTGTCAAAGACAAAGAAAATGCTTTCCCGACCTCCTCAAAAAACGGCAAACTGGTTACATCCGGTTCCCGGGGATGGACAAGCGGATTTTTTCCCGGCGAATTGTGGTATCTGTACGAATACACGAACAACAGTACAATCCGTCATGCGGCAGAGACGATGACTGCCCGACTGGCCAGGGAACAATTCAACACAAACAGTCATGATGTAGGATTCATCATGAATTGCAGTTTCGGAAACGGTTACCGTCTGACAGGACGCGAAGAATATCGCACGGCATTGATCAACGCCTCCAGATCGCTTTCCACACGATTCAATCCCATTACGGGCTGTACCCGTTCGTGGAACAGGGATCGCTGGCAGTTCCCCGTCATCATCGACAACATGATGAATCTGGAACTGCTGACGGTCGGTTCGTCGCTATCTGGAGACAATACCTGTTATCACATGGCCAAGTCACACGCAGACAAAACCATGACAAACCATTACCGTCCGGACGGCAGTTCGTTCCACATCGTCAGCTACGACACCCTCTCGGGCAATGTCGAAAAGAGAGAGACGTATCAAGGTATCAGCGACGAATCGGCCTGGTCCCGCGGACAGGCATGGGGTCTGTACGGATTCACTATGATGTACCGACAAACCGGCAAAAAGGAATATCTCGATCATGCCATAAAAATCGGACGGTTTATCATGAATCATCCCAACCTGCCAAAAGACAAAGTACCGTATTGGGATTTCAATGCACCTGCCGGTCCGAAAACGCTCAGGGATGCTTCTGCCGCCGCAGTTATGGCGTCCGCTTACGTGGAGCTATGCACTTATGCCGAAGGGAAACTCTCCGAACAGTTCCGTACAATCGGCGAACAGATCATCGCTTCGCTGGCATCTCCGGCCTATCTGGCCAAGGCCGGGGAACAATCCGATTTTTTGATTAAACACTGTACCGGATTTTTCGCCAAGAAAAACGAACTGGATGCTCCGCTATCTTACGCGGACTATTACTTCGTGGAAGCCATGATTCGCTATAAGAAACTGCTGGCCGGAGAACCGGTAGTGGAAATCCTGACAGCTTTCTCGGAAAACCCAGATCGTGCCGTATGGCTAAGTGCACTCGACCGGATCGCACGTCCCCTGCTCGTCAACATGAGCCGAGGAACACTCAAAATCAACATGCCGGTCGAGTCGATGGCCGCAGACATGACCAAACGCAAGGAAGTCACCCATCTGGAAGCGCTCGGACGTCTCATTACAGGAATCTCTCCCTGGCTGGAACTCGGACCCGACAATACACCGGAAGGCCGGTTGCGGGCCAGGTATATCGACCTGGCTGTCCGGGCAATCGCACAGGGAGTCGACCCATCTTCCCCCGATTATCTGAATTTCAATAACGGCCGACAACCGCTGGTCGATGCAGCATTCCTCGTCCACGGCCTGTTGCGGGCCAAGACCCAACTTTGGGATCGACTGGACGAAACGACCCGTCAACGGCTTATCGCGGAACTGAAATCGTCCCGGATCATCAAACCTTCGGAAACCAATTGGCTCTTCTTTTCGGCCATGGTGGAAACAGGCCTGAAAGAGTTTGCAGGAGAATGGGAGTATTCCCGAGTCAAATATGCGTTCGACAGGTTCAAAACATGGTATCAGGGTGACGGCTGGTACGGTGACGGCCCGGAAATGCATCTGGACTATTACAACAGTTTCGTCATCCACCCCATGATGTTCGAAATACTCTCTTATCTGAAAAAGAACGGGCTCGACGGTGCTGACTTCTACGAAACAGAAGCTCAACGTTATACCCGTTACGCTGAACAACAGGAACGGATGATCTCTCCCGAAGGAACTTATCCTGTCATCGGACGTTCACTGGCCTACCGTTTCGGAGCTTTCCACGCTTTATCCGATGTAGCCTACCGCCACATGTTTCCCAAAAAACTGAATCCCGCACAGGTCCGCTGCGGCCTCACGGAAGTCATCCGGCGCCAAATAAACGCACCGGGCACTTTCAACGACTTCGGATGGCTCCGTGTCGGCTTGGTCGGATACCAGCCTCATATCGGGGAAGGATATATTTCTACAGGAAGCCTTTACCTCTGCGCCGCCGGACTGGTAGCTCTCGGACTCCCCGAAACCGATCCGTTCTGGAGCGCTCCTTACGCCCACTGGACGGCAAAAAAAACATGGCTCGGCATAGATCTGGAAACCGACCACGCTCTCAAACAAAAAAAATAA
- the dapF gene encoding diaminopimelate epimerase, with translation MALSFWKYEGAGNDFVVLDGRSGSFDPQRETVRALCDRHFGVGADGLMILENDPQAQFRMRYFNADGGESTMCGNGGRCIALFAEHLGIGGSTKHFIGADGPHTAEIVSLDEREGGTVTLHMANVEEVMHEDQYFFLNTGSPHYVEFVKDADAVDVAGLGREIRSSESFAAIGGTNVNFVEITGDGKLKVRTYERGVEEETLACGTGATASAIAAYIYRQSHRTRFEIETRGGRLEVSFSTPDGLRFGDIRLTGPAKKIFSGIIEPEFLTVK, from the coding sequence ATGGCGCTGTCATTCTGGAAATACGAAGGAGCCGGCAACGATTTCGTCGTGCTGGACGGACGCAGCGGATCATTCGACCCGCAGCGTGAAACGGTACGTGCCCTGTGCGACCGTCACTTCGGAGTCGGGGCGGACGGACTGATGATCCTCGAAAACGATCCGCAGGCTCAATTCCGCATGCGCTATTTCAATGCCGACGGCGGCGAATCGACCATGTGTGGCAACGGGGGCCGCTGCATCGCCCTGTTTGCCGAGCATCTGGGCATCGGAGGCAGCACGAAGCACTTCATCGGGGCGGACGGTCCGCACACGGCCGAAATCGTCTCCCTGGACGAACGGGAAGGCGGAACCGTCACGCTGCACATGGCCAACGTGGAGGAGGTGATGCACGAAGACCAATATTTCTTCCTCAATACCGGTTCCCCCCACTACGTGGAGTTCGTAAAAGACGCGGATGCCGTGGACGTCGCCGGTCTCGGGCGGGAAATCCGCAGCAGCGAATCGTTCGCCGCGATCGGCGGAACGAACGTCAATTTCGTGGAGATCACAGGTGACGGAAAACTGAAGGTCCGCACCTACGAACGGGGCGTGGAAGAAGAGACCCTCGCCTGCGGTACGGGAGCGACGGCATCGGCCATCGCCGCCTACATCTACCGCCAGTCGCACCGCACGCGGTTCGAAATCGAGACGCGGGGCGGCCGGCTCGAAGTCTCGTTCTCGACTCCGGACGGCCTCCGCTTCGGGGACATCCGGCTGACCGGGCCGGCAAAAAAAATCTTTTCCGGCATCATCGAGCCCGAATTTTTAACGGTAAAATAG
- a CDS encoding nitroreductase family protein — translation MIPQIRDHRSIRKYSSRPVPEEVLREVLEAGTRASTTGNMQLYSMVVTTSEALKKELSPCHFNQPCVMQAPVIITFCADIHRFSTWCRQRGAEPRYDNFVWFTNAVIDTVLASQNVALEAEAHGLGICYLGTTTYTADRIAEILKLPKGVIPVTTLVMGYPDGMPPLTDRLPLEAVVHRETYGEYTPERIDELWREREASEETAGLLEVNGLPNLARIFTEKRYTAADNLEFSRRYFEMVEKQGFFNQ, via the coding sequence ATGATTCCACAGATACGGGATCACCGTTCGATCCGTAAATACAGTTCCCGTCCCGTTCCCGAGGAGGTGCTTCGGGAGGTGCTCGAAGCCGGAACACGGGCTTCCACGACGGGTAACATGCAGTTGTACAGCATGGTGGTGACCACTTCCGAAGCGTTGAAAAAGGAGCTTTCCCCCTGTCATTTCAACCAGCCTTGCGTGATGCAGGCTCCGGTGATCATCACTTTCTGTGCCGATATCCACCGTTTCAGCACGTGGTGCCGGCAGCGCGGCGCCGAACCGCGGTACGACAATTTCGTCTGGTTCACCAATGCCGTGATCGACACGGTCCTCGCCTCGCAGAACGTGGCGCTCGAGGCCGAGGCGCACGGACTGGGTATCTGTTATCTGGGTACTACGACCTATACGGCCGACCGTATCGCCGAAATCCTGAAACTGCCGAAAGGGGTGATTCCCGTCACCACGCTCGTGATGGGATATCCCGACGGAATGCCGCCGTTGACCGACCGGCTTCCGCTGGAGGCGGTCGTGCACCGGGAGACGTACGGGGAGTACACTCCGGAGCGGATCGACGAGCTCTGGCGCGAGCGGGAGGCTTCCGAAGAGACGGCGGGTCTGCTGGAGGTCAACGGACTGCCCAATCTGGCGCGTATCTTTACCGAAAAGCGTTACACGGCGGCCGACAATCTCGAATTTTCCCGCCGGTATTTCGAAATGGTCGAAAAACAGGGGTTCTTCAACCAGTAG
- the tamL gene encoding translocation and assembly module lipoprotein TamL, which produces MRRCVLLGSVAAGVMLLACSCSVTRYVPQGSYLLRENVVEADRNTPKQERIKVEEMEQYVRQTPNKRFLGTNLYLWVYNIAKPGRNTVLARMWRRIGQAPVLLDTTLTRRSAENIRTYMNSRGFFDARAWYEIDTARRKARVVYRAEQGRPYYIGNIRHRFRDEFLRSVILEDSASTLLHTGDVFDINVLDRERLRITEYLKRRGYYNFSINNIGYVADSTVGDHRIDLTMEVRQYLSGYDERGNPQMENNRIYRLRNIYVNADYDPTIAATDSVYRHDLDTLEYRGLKIVYHQKPRVRKEILRRTINLYPNYLYNSDEVKRAYDNIMRLGYYRSANILFTEVRDTAARNLVTFIGDTGGDGEAALTTEEGYLDCTILCTPALRQSYKIELEASTTSNFYGLTATVGYQNRNLFRGVELFDVSVMGGYEFIRMKGRKSSFEVGGATSILFPRFIAPFRIDRFNRLSNPRTKFELSVNSQRRPYYHRTLSGVTWGYSWGNGRHSSYTLRPVDVNLVKMSYIDEDFLSQQRNPYLRNSYTSQLIAGISGSYVYNSQMSRVDVDRNSLALRINWETTGNLIGALTHLFSSPAEGEDYYKLFGIRYSQYFRVDANLSNKIVLDPRNSLVYRLYAGVGHSYGNSTALPFDRLFYCGGSNSMRGWLARTLGPGNAPLPEDRSYPSQLGNLKLEANLEYRFPVWGVLNGALFFDAGNIWFLKGGDADPDGVFRFDRFWSQLGFNTGLGARFDFNFFVVRVDWGIKLHDPNQPSGQRWIHDFRFRNTALNFGVGYPF; this is translated from the coding sequence ATGAGAAGGTGCGTCCTGCTGGGTTCGGTGGCGGCAGGGGTCATGCTGTTGGCATGCTCGTGCAGCGTGACGCGTTACGTCCCGCAGGGCAGCTATCTGTTGCGCGAGAATGTCGTGGAGGCGGACAGGAATACCCCGAAACAGGAGCGGATCAAGGTGGAGGAGATGGAACAGTATGTCCGGCAGACTCCGAACAAGCGGTTTTTGGGGACGAACCTTTACCTCTGGGTCTACAATATCGCCAAACCGGGCCGAAACACCGTGCTGGCCCGCATGTGGCGGCGGATCGGTCAGGCTCCCGTGCTGCTCGACACGACCCTGACCCGCCGCTCGGCCGAAAATATCCGGACCTATATGAACAGCCGGGGATTTTTCGATGCCCGGGCCTGGTACGAGATCGACACAGCGCGCCGCAAGGCCCGGGTCGTCTATCGGGCCGAACAGGGGCGGCCTTATTATATCGGGAATATTCGCCACCGGTTCCGCGACGAGTTCCTACGTTCGGTGATCCTGGAAGACAGCGCCTCCACCCTGTTGCATACGGGGGACGTGTTCGACATCAACGTGCTGGACCGGGAACGGCTTCGCATTACGGAGTATCTGAAGCGGCGGGGATATTACAATTTTTCGATCAATAACATCGGTTACGTGGCCGATTCCACGGTGGGAGACCATCGGATCGACCTGACGATGGAAGTGCGGCAGTATCTGTCGGGGTATGATGAGCGGGGCAATCCCCAGATGGAGAACAACCGGATTTACCGGCTGCGAAACATCTATGTCAATGCCGATTACGATCCGACGATCGCGGCTACCGACAGCGTCTACCGCCATGACCTCGATACGCTCGAATACCGCGGTCTGAAGATCGTCTATCACCAGAAACCGCGTGTGCGCAAAGAAATCCTGCGCCGCACGATCAACCTCTATCCCAACTATCTCTACAATTCGGACGAGGTGAAACGCGCTTACGACAATATCATGCGGTTGGGGTATTACCGGAGCGCGAACATCCTTTTCACCGAGGTACGGGATACTGCGGCCCGCAACCTGGTGACTTTCATCGGCGATACGGGTGGCGACGGAGAGGCGGCGCTCACCACCGAGGAGGGATATCTCGACTGCACGATCCTCTGCACGCCGGCCCTGCGGCAGAGTTACAAGATCGAACTCGAAGCCAGTACGACCTCCAACTTCTACGGCCTGACGGCTACGGTCGGCTACCAGAACCGCAATCTGTTCCGGGGTGTGGAGCTGTTCGACGTGAGCGTCATGGGCGGATACGAATTTATCCGGATGAAGGGGCGGAAGAGCTCCTTCGAGGTGGGGGGGGCCACTTCGATTTTGTTTCCCCGTTTCATCGCTCCGTTCCGGATCGACCGTTTCAACCGGCTGAGCAACCCGCGCACCAAGTTCGAACTTTCGGTCAATTCGCAGCGCCGGCCCTATTATCATCGTACCCTTTCGGGCGTGACATGGGGATACAGTTGGGGAAACGGGCGCCACAGCAGCTATACGTTGCGTCCTGTGGATGTTAATCTGGTGAAGATGAGCTATATCGACGAGGATTTCCTCAGTCAGCAGCGGAATCCCTACCTGCGGAACAGCTATACGTCGCAGCTGATCGCAGGTATATCGGGTTCCTATGTCTACAACAGTCAGATGAGCCGGGTGGATGTGGACCGCAATTCGCTGGCCCTGCGTATCAACTGGGAGACGACCGGCAACCTGATCGGGGCGCTGACCCACCTCTTCTCTTCCCCTGCGGAGGGCGAAGACTACTATAAGCTGTTCGGAATCCGTTATTCCCAGTATTTCCGCGTGGACGCCAACCTGAGCAACAAGATCGTGCTCGATCCGCGCAACAGCCTGGTTTACCGTCTCTATGCGGGTGTCGGCCACTCTTACGGCAACTCCACGGCCCTTCCCTTCGACCGGCTTTTCTATTGCGGGGGCAGCAACAGCATGCGCGGCTGGCTCGCCCGTACGCTCGGTCCGGGAAACGCTCCCCTGCCCGAAGACCGCAGTTATCCCAGCCAGCTGGGAAACCTCAAACTGGAGGCCAATCTGGAGTACCGTTTCCCCGTATGGGGCGTTCTGAACGGAGCCCTGTTTTTCGATGCGGGAAATATCTGGTTCCTCAAGGGGGGGGATGCCGATCCCGACGGGGTGTTCCGTTTCGACCGATTCTGGTCACAGCTCGGTTTCAATACGGGGCTGGGAGCCCGTTTCGATTTCAACTTCTTCGTCGTCCGGGTGGACTGGGGTATCAAGTTGCACGATCCGAACCAACCGTCCGGCCAGCGGTGGATACACGATTTCCGCTTCCGGAATACGGCACTCAATTTCGGGGTGGGATACCCTTTCTGA
- a CDS encoding deoxynucleoside kinase, protein MYIAIAGNIGSGKTSLTEILARRCRMATYFEESDNPYIGDFYEDMNRWAFNLQIYFLGSRIRQAREILACNSDLIQDRTIYEDANIFADNLHQMGLISSRDFDTYMKIYDLATNLIPQPDLLIYLRASVPTLISQIQKRGRAYEMSIDESYLERLNKKYNHWIDNIYEGEVMTVDIDHEDFVMNPAVIDRVVARIEELRALRGKQPNE, encoded by the coding sequence ATGTATATAGCAATCGCAGGAAATATCGGAAGCGGAAAGACCTCCCTGACGGAGATACTGGCCCGCCGGTGCCGTATGGCCACCTATTTCGAAGAGAGCGACAACCCCTACATCGGCGACTTCTACGAAGACATGAACCGCTGGGCATTCAACCTCCAGATCTACTTTCTGGGCAGCCGGATCAGACAGGCACGGGAAATCCTCGCCTGCAACAGCGATCTGATCCAGGACCGCACGATCTACGAGGACGCCAATATCTTCGCGGACAACCTGCACCAGATGGGACTGATCTCCTCGCGCGATTTCGACACCTACATGAAGATCTACGACCTGGCCACCAACCTGATTCCGCAGCCCGACCTGCTGATCTACCTCCGGGCGAGCGTCCCCACGCTCATCAGCCAGATCCAGAAACGGGGACGGGCCTACGAAATGTCGATCGACGAAAGCTATCTGGAACGCCTCAACAAAAAATACAACCACTGGATCGACAACATCTACGAAGGCGAGGTGATGACAGTGGACATCGACCACGAGGATTTCGTGATGAATCCCGCCGTGATCGACCGTGTCGTAGCCCGCATCGAAGAACTGCGGGCGTTGCGGGGAAAACAACCGAACGAATAA
- a CDS encoding methyltransferase RsmF C-terminal domain-like protein, translated as MLPPSFIESLAGTGLDAAGRDALCRTLEAGETPVSVRFNPYKLAERPEGEGVPWNRYGFYLAERPRFTLDPLFHAGVYYVQEASSMFLEHIYRSLFGEGERLRILDLCAAPGGKSTLLATAAGLESVVVANEVIRARALTLADNIRKWGLGNVAVTSNDPSHFGALEHWFDLIAVDAPCSGEGMFRKNPEATAQWSPQAVELCAGRQRRILSEVWSALRPGGILIYSTCTFNRRENEENVAWLVENYDCEGVRIETDPAWGIVRGEVPAGEGVPVPVFRFFPHAVRGEGFFCAVIRKAEGRVRTRLSKPRRTVFTEATRQEQASLRPWFGQPEFMHFVRIGDQMYGYYEEAYPAVREVAERLSVLYSGVHAGQLYHGKLKPEHPLALFHDLAREAVPQAELGETAALGYLRRGDIPADGLAEGMNLVCFEGVPLGWIKRIGNRTNNLYPKELRIQNL; from the coding sequence ATGCTGCCCCCTTCTTTCATCGAATCGCTCGCCGGCACGGGACTGGATGCCGCCGGACGGGACGCGCTCTGCCGGACACTGGAGGCAGGCGAAACGCCGGTATCCGTCCGGTTCAACCCCTACAAACTCGCCGAACGGCCGGAAGGCGAGGGTGTCCCGTGGAACCGGTACGGTTTCTACCTGGCTGAACGGCCCCGGTTCACGCTCGATCCGCTGTTCCACGCCGGGGTCTATTACGTACAGGAGGCGAGTTCCATGTTTCTGGAACACATCTACCGGTCGTTGTTCGGCGAAGGAGAGCGGCTCCGCATCCTCGACCTGTGCGCCGCTCCGGGCGGCAAGAGCACGCTGCTCGCCACCGCGGCCGGGCTCGAAAGCGTCGTGGTGGCCAACGAGGTGATCCGTGCGCGGGCGCTCACGCTGGCCGACAACATCCGCAAATGGGGTTTGGGCAACGTGGCCGTCACCAGCAACGACCCGTCGCATTTCGGCGCACTGGAACATTGGTTCGACCTGATCGCGGTGGACGCTCCCTGTTCGGGCGAAGGCATGTTCCGCAAAAATCCGGAAGCCACGGCCCAATGGAGTCCCCAGGCGGTGGAGCTATGCGCCGGACGCCAGCGCCGGATACTGAGCGAAGTGTGGAGCGCCTTGCGTCCGGGCGGTATCCTGATATACAGCACCTGCACCTTCAACCGCAGGGAAAACGAAGAGAACGTCGCGTGGCTCGTCGAAAATTACGACTGCGAGGGAGTGCGGATCGAAACCGATCCGGCCTGGGGCATCGTCCGCGGAGAAGTTCCCGCCGGAGAGGGGGTGCCGGTACCCGTATTCCGCTTTTTCCCCCATGCCGTGCGGGGCGAGGGATTTTTCTGCGCCGTGATCCGGAAGGCTGAAGGACGCGTCCGCACCCGCCTGTCCAAACCGCGCCGCACGGTCTTCACCGAAGCGACCCGTCAGGAACAGGCCTCCCTGCGCCCGTGGTTCGGGCAGCCCGAATTCATGCATTTCGTCCGGATCGGCGACCAGATGTACGGCTATTACGAGGAAGCCTACCCCGCCGTGCGGGAGGTGGCCGAACGGTTATCCGTCCTCTACTCGGGTGTCCATGCCGGGCAGCTCTATCACGGGAAACTGAAACCGGAACACCCGCTGGCCCTGTTCCACGACCTGGCCCGGGAAGCTGTTCCTCAGGCGGAACTGGGGGAGACGGCCGCGCTCGGCTACCTGCGCAGAGGAGACATTCCCGCCGACGGGCTGGCCGAAGGGATGAACCTCGTCTGTTTCGAAGGGGTTCCGCTGGGATGGATCAAACGGATCGGCAACCGGACGAACAATCTCTATCCGAAAGAACTCCGTATCCAGAACCTGTAA